In the genome of Hippoglossus hippoglossus isolate fHipHip1 chromosome 4, fHipHip1.pri, whole genome shotgun sequence, one region contains:
- the si:ch211-117l17.6 gene encoding regulator of G-protein signaling 21, whose translation MPKLLFSKVRLHEIRDLMQNVKRPRRIDIVLNRKRRKKEVQDLMVQKISDEPSSLKLSCQTDHKLNLTLEKLLRDKKYLAAFQTFLESEFSEENIKFWLACEDFRSTASPDDLRWKAEEIYTEFIQPMACREINVDHYIRENIKKSLENPSISCFDEAQKHVYLLMERDSCPRFLHSDAYLSLKRKSRTMWYI comes from the exons ATGCCCAAACTTTTGTTTTCAAAGGTTCGCTTACATGAAATCCGGGATCTGATGCAAAATGTCAAGAGACCCAGAAG gatTGATATTGTTCTTAATCGAAAGAGGCGTAAGAAGGAAGTCCAGGACCTGATGGTGCAAAAAATAAGTGATGAGCCATCTTCTTTGAAACTCAG TTGTCAGACGGACCATAAACTGAACCTAACTCTGGAGAAACTGTTACGGGATAAAA AGTATTTAGCAGCGTTCCAAACTTTCCTGGAGTCGGAGTTCAGTGAGGAGAACATCAAGTTCTGGCTCGCGTGTGAGGACTTCAGGTCGACCGCCTCACCGGATGATCTTCGCTGGAAAGCAGAGGAGATCTACACTGAGTTCATCCAGCCGATGGCCTGCAGAGAG atcAACGTTGACCACTACATTAGGGAGAACATCAAAAAGTCCCTGGAGAACCCGAGCATCTCCTGCTTCGACGAGGCCCAGAAACACGTGTACCTGCTGATGGAGAGAGACTCCTGCCCCCGATTCCTGCACTCTGACGCCTACCTGAGCCTAAAGCGCAAATCCAGAACTATGTGGTACATTTAG